A single genomic interval of Camelina sativa cultivar DH55 chromosome 11, Cs, whole genome shotgun sequence harbors:
- the LOC104723880 gene encoding auxilin-related protein 2 isoform X2 produces MDDFTGLLARDFGLKPQGKSAPMAPQSNSSAADFNSFASSYNFANAAGKKFDPSPVFDDLGRDGDDLLFKDVFSGPPPKYGSSSGDSRSPSAPAFDYDAMFKEPKSKSASVPVYDKPVYDDEDVFESIPELQIPSTSSHSARFENVFSSISTSPAKHRKQNSSPFDDLMGTNLGKTETDSDRENKGSSVFDDLIPGFGRTNSPPPKRSTSETSQSQKSPYQPAKTSSNLVEEDPFVVLEESASTPRDPSTGGFNDPLEDIGKFNSRKTDHASVHGGVFVEIDPLDSLGKSGPDMNSRSQSHLKQPANISGSQSPVESSRSYHSKKASFDDVLEPQNTSAPPPTSTEGSFESSDDVWLTVSEIPLFTEPTSAPPPARPPPPRPTRPVKKKVNEPSISSSTNHHSYVPSSARASVNSPTASQMDELDDFSMGRKQTAANGHPEPTFGEDSDVFSAAVASAAAMKDAMDKAEAKFRHAKERREKENLKASRSREGDHMENHDSRERELREKQVRLERERAEREAEMEKAQDKEREDREREQKRIERERERLLARQAVERATREARERAAAEAHAKVQRAAVGKASDARERAERAAVQRAHAEARERAAAGAREKAEKAAAEARERVNAEAQEKEARVRAERAAVERAAAEARGRAAAQAKAKQQQENNSDLDSFFNSVSRPNSAPQQRTNPLDPFQDSWNKGGSFESSRPSSQVPSRATENLRKTSSTTNIVDDLSSIFGAPTSQSGGFQDVDGETEERRRARLERHQRTQERAAKALAEKNERDLEVQREQVEKDPVV; encoded by the exons ATGGATGATTTCACAGGATTGTTAGCGAGAGACTTCGGATTGAAACCACAGGGCAAATCAGCTCCGATGGCTCCTCAATCGAACTCTTCTGCCGCTGATTTCAACAGTTTCGCTTCTTCCTACAACTTCGCCAACGCCGCCGGGAAAAAGTTCGATCCTTCGCCGGTGTTTGACGATCTTGGCCGCGATGGTGATGATCTTCTCTTTAAAGATGTGTTTAGCGGTCCACCACCAAAGTACGGATCCTCTTCTGGTGATTCTCGTTCTCCATCTGCACCGGCCTTTGACTATGATGCTATGTTCAAGGAACCCAAATCCAAATCAGCGTCCGTGCCGGTCTATGACAAGCCTGTCTACGATGATGAGGATGTGTTTGAGTCTATTCCTGAGCTCCAAATCCCTTCCACTTCTTCTCACTCAGCTAGGTTTGAGAACGTTTTCTCTTCCATCTCCACCTCACCTGCAAAGCACAGGAAACAGAACAGTTCTCCCTTCGATGATCTTATGGGCACCAATTTGGGGAAAACTGAGACAGACAGTGACCGAGAGAACAAGGGTAGCTCCGTTTTTGATGACTTGATTCCCGGCTTTGGTCGCACTAACTCCCCTCCACCTAAACG GTCTACTTCAGAGACCAGTCAATCCCAGAAATCTCCGTATCAGCCTGCCAAGACATCTTCCAATCTTGTGGAAGAAGACCCATTTGTAGTCTTGGAGGAGTCTGCATCAACCCCTCGAGATCCTTCCACTGGAGGGTTCAATGATCCTTTGGAGGATATTGGTAAATTCAACAGCAGAAAAACTGATCATGCATCTGTCCATGGAGGAGTATTTGTTGAAATTGACCCCCTCGATAGTCTTGGAAAATCAGGCCCAGATATGAATAGTAGAAGCCAGAGTCATTTAAAACAACCAGCAAACATCAGTGGCTCCCAGTCACCTGTAGAAAGTTCTAGGAGTTACCATTCTAAGAAAGCTTCATTTGACGATGTTTTAGAGCCACAAAATACGAGTGCTCCACCACCTACCAGTACAGAAGGAAGTTTTGAGTCATCTGATGATGTGTGGCTTACTGTATCTGAGATCCCTCTCTTTACGGAACCTACTAGTGCTCCGCCACCTGCGAGACCTCCACCACCGAGACCTACACGTCCTGTAAAAAAGAAGGTCAACGAGCCTTCTATATCGAGCTCCACTAACCACCACTCTTATGTTCCTAGCTCAGCTAGAGCTTCTGTAAATAGCCCGACAGCATCTCAAATGGATGAACTTGATGATTTTTCTATGGGCAGAAAGCAGACCGCTGCGAATGGACACCCTGAACCTACCTTTGGTGAAGATTCTGATGTTTTCTCTGCTGCTGTTGCATCAGCTGCTGCCATGAAGGATGCCATGGATAAAGCAGAAGCGAAGTTTAGACATGCTAAggaaaggagagagaaagaaaatttgaaGGCAAGTAGAAGCAGAGAAGGAGATCACATGGAGAATCATGATTCTCGGGAAAGGGAACTTAGAGAAAAGCAAGTGAGATTGGAGCGTGAAAGGGCAGAGAGGGAGGCAGAGATGGAAAAAGCCCAGGATAAGGAGAGAGAggatagagaaagagagcagAAAAGAATTGAGCGAGAAAGGGAAAGACTATTGGCAAGACAAGCCGTAGAGAGGGCTACAAGGGAAGCACGTGAAAGAGCAGCCGCTGAAGCTCATGCCAAAGTTCAGAGAGCTGCTGTTGGGAAGGCTTCGGATGCCCGAGAGCGTGCAGAAAGAGCAGCAGTTCAAAGAGCCCATGCTGAAGCACGTGAAAGGGCAGCTGCAGGGGCACGAGAAAAGGCTGAGAAAGCTGCAGCAGAAGCTAGAGAAAGGGTGAATGCTGAAGCGCAGGAGAAGGAAGCAAGGGTTAGGGCAGAACGAGCTGCTGTGGAAAGGGCAGCTGCTGAGGCACGTGGAAGGGCAGCTGCCCAAGCTAAAGCTAAGCAGCAGCAAGAAAATAACAGTGATCTTGACTCCTTCTTTAACTCGGTTTCTAGACCAAACAGTGCTCCACAACAGAGAACCAACCCTTTG GATCCTTTCCAGGATTCATGGAACAAAGGAGGATCTTTCGAATCTAGCAGGCCATCTTCGCAAGTGCCCTCTAGAGCAACAGAGAACTTGAGAAAGACCTCTTCAACAACAAACATTGTTGATGATCTCAGTTCAATATTTGGAG CACCAACTTCCCAGTCTGGTGGTTTTCAAGATGTGGATGGAGAAACTGAAGAGAGACGACGTGCCAGGCTGGAACGCCACCAGAGGACACAGGAGCGGGCT GCGAAAGCACTTGCTGAGAAAAATGAACGTGATCTTGAAGTACAAAGAGAACAAGTTGAGAAAGAT CCAGTAGTGTAA
- the LOC104723880 gene encoding auxilin-related protein 2 isoform X1 has translation MDDFTGLLARDFGLKPQGKSAPMAPQSNSSAADFNSFASSYNFANAAGKKFDPSPVFDDLGRDGDDLLFKDVFSGPPPKYGSSSGDSRSPSAPAFDYDAMFKEPKSKSASVPVYDKPVYDDEDVFESIPELQIPSTSSHSARFENVFSSISTSPAKHRKQNSSPFDDLMGTNLGKTETDSDRENKGSSVFDDLIPGFGRTNSPPPKRSTSETSQSQKSPYQPAKTSSNLVEEDPFVVLEESASTPRDPSTGGFNDPLEDIGKFNSRKTDHASVHGGVFVEIDPLDSLGKSGPDMNSRSQSHLKQPANISGSQSPVESSRSYHSKKASFDDVLEPQNTSAPPPTSTEGSFESSDDVWLTVSEIPLFTEPTSAPPPARPPPPRPTRPVKKKVNEPSISSSTNHHSYVPSSARASVNSPTASQMDELDDFSMGRKQTAANGHPEPTFGEDSDVFSAAVASAAAMKDAMDKAEAKFRHAKERREKENLKASRSREGDHMENHDSRERELREKQVRLERERAEREAEMEKAQDKEREDREREQKRIERERERLLARQAVERATREARERAAAEAHAKVQRAAVGKASDARERAERAAVQRAHAEARERAAAGAREKAEKAAAEARERVNAEAQEKEARVRAERAAVERAAAEARGRAAAQAKAKQQQENNSDLDSFFNSVSRPNSAPQQRTNPLDPFQDSWNKGGSFESSRPSSQVPSRATENLRKTSSTTNIVDDLSSIFGAPTSQSGGFQDVDGETEERRRARLERHQRTQERAAKALAEKNERDLEVQREQVEKDRIGVTLDVEIRRWGAGKEGNLRALLSTLQYVLWPGCGWQPVSLTDLITGASVKKVYRKATLCIHPDKVQQKGANLQQKYIAEKVFDMLKEAWNKFNSEELF, from the exons ATGGATGATTTCACAGGATTGTTAGCGAGAGACTTCGGATTGAAACCACAGGGCAAATCAGCTCCGATGGCTCCTCAATCGAACTCTTCTGCCGCTGATTTCAACAGTTTCGCTTCTTCCTACAACTTCGCCAACGCCGCCGGGAAAAAGTTCGATCCTTCGCCGGTGTTTGACGATCTTGGCCGCGATGGTGATGATCTTCTCTTTAAAGATGTGTTTAGCGGTCCACCACCAAAGTACGGATCCTCTTCTGGTGATTCTCGTTCTCCATCTGCACCGGCCTTTGACTATGATGCTATGTTCAAGGAACCCAAATCCAAATCAGCGTCCGTGCCGGTCTATGACAAGCCTGTCTACGATGATGAGGATGTGTTTGAGTCTATTCCTGAGCTCCAAATCCCTTCCACTTCTTCTCACTCAGCTAGGTTTGAGAACGTTTTCTCTTCCATCTCCACCTCACCTGCAAAGCACAGGAAACAGAACAGTTCTCCCTTCGATGATCTTATGGGCACCAATTTGGGGAAAACTGAGACAGACAGTGACCGAGAGAACAAGGGTAGCTCCGTTTTTGATGACTTGATTCCCGGCTTTGGTCGCACTAACTCCCCTCCACCTAAACG GTCTACTTCAGAGACCAGTCAATCCCAGAAATCTCCGTATCAGCCTGCCAAGACATCTTCCAATCTTGTGGAAGAAGACCCATTTGTAGTCTTGGAGGAGTCTGCATCAACCCCTCGAGATCCTTCCACTGGAGGGTTCAATGATCCTTTGGAGGATATTGGTAAATTCAACAGCAGAAAAACTGATCATGCATCTGTCCATGGAGGAGTATTTGTTGAAATTGACCCCCTCGATAGTCTTGGAAAATCAGGCCCAGATATGAATAGTAGAAGCCAGAGTCATTTAAAACAACCAGCAAACATCAGTGGCTCCCAGTCACCTGTAGAAAGTTCTAGGAGTTACCATTCTAAGAAAGCTTCATTTGACGATGTTTTAGAGCCACAAAATACGAGTGCTCCACCACCTACCAGTACAGAAGGAAGTTTTGAGTCATCTGATGATGTGTGGCTTACTGTATCTGAGATCCCTCTCTTTACGGAACCTACTAGTGCTCCGCCACCTGCGAGACCTCCACCACCGAGACCTACACGTCCTGTAAAAAAGAAGGTCAACGAGCCTTCTATATCGAGCTCCACTAACCACCACTCTTATGTTCCTAGCTCAGCTAGAGCTTCTGTAAATAGCCCGACAGCATCTCAAATGGATGAACTTGATGATTTTTCTATGGGCAGAAAGCAGACCGCTGCGAATGGACACCCTGAACCTACCTTTGGTGAAGATTCTGATGTTTTCTCTGCTGCTGTTGCATCAGCTGCTGCCATGAAGGATGCCATGGATAAAGCAGAAGCGAAGTTTAGACATGCTAAggaaaggagagagaaagaaaatttgaaGGCAAGTAGAAGCAGAGAAGGAGATCACATGGAGAATCATGATTCTCGGGAAAGGGAACTTAGAGAAAAGCAAGTGAGATTGGAGCGTGAAAGGGCAGAGAGGGAGGCAGAGATGGAAAAAGCCCAGGATAAGGAGAGAGAggatagagaaagagagcagAAAAGAATTGAGCGAGAAAGGGAAAGACTATTGGCAAGACAAGCCGTAGAGAGGGCTACAAGGGAAGCACGTGAAAGAGCAGCCGCTGAAGCTCATGCCAAAGTTCAGAGAGCTGCTGTTGGGAAGGCTTCGGATGCCCGAGAGCGTGCAGAAAGAGCAGCAGTTCAAAGAGCCCATGCTGAAGCACGTGAAAGGGCAGCTGCAGGGGCACGAGAAAAGGCTGAGAAAGCTGCAGCAGAAGCTAGAGAAAGGGTGAATGCTGAAGCGCAGGAGAAGGAAGCAAGGGTTAGGGCAGAACGAGCTGCTGTGGAAAGGGCAGCTGCTGAGGCACGTGGAAGGGCAGCTGCCCAAGCTAAAGCTAAGCAGCAGCAAGAAAATAACAGTGATCTTGACTCCTTCTTTAACTCGGTTTCTAGACCAAACAGTGCTCCACAACAGAGAACCAACCCTTTG GATCCTTTCCAGGATTCATGGAACAAAGGAGGATCTTTCGAATCTAGCAGGCCATCTTCGCAAGTGCCCTCTAGAGCAACAGAGAACTTGAGAAAGACCTCTTCAACAACAAACATTGTTGATGATCTCAGTTCAATATTTGGAG CACCAACTTCCCAGTCTGGTGGTTTTCAAGATGTGGATGGAGAAACTGAAGAGAGACGACGTGCCAGGCTGGAACGCCACCAGAGGACACAGGAGCGGGCT GCGAAAGCACTTGCTGAGAAAAATGAACGTGATCTTGAAGTACAAAGAGAACAAGTTGAGAAAGAT AGGATTGGGGTGACCCTGGATGTTGAGATAAGACGTTGGGGTGCGGGGAAGGAGGGAAACTTGCGTGCTCTGCTTTCGACATTACAATAT GTTCTTTGGCCAGGATGTGGTTGGCAGCCTGTTTCATTGACCGATTTAATTACCGGTGCATCTGTCAAGAAAGTTTACAGGAAGGCTACTCTCTGTATACATCCTGACAAAGTTCAGCAAAAAGGCGCTAATCTCCAGCAGAAATACATTGCCGAGAAAGTTTTCGACATGCTCAAA GAAGCATGGAACAAGTTCAACTCCGAagaacttttttga